A window of the Butyricimonas faecalis genome harbors these coding sequences:
- a CDS encoding carboxylate--amine ligase, with protein sequence MNKSDILILDGDHKNSLAIVRHLGQTGNYRQDIVAHNKQSIALFSKYVNQKFLLPSPKKEPEAFYVQLVELLKRNRYKALLPVSFKTFQICSLHREEIRQYTHLTITTSENILLASSKIRTYNLAQELKIPIPETIVLNHPEEIESVHITYPCVIKAPEEMGANVVEYAHDRKEMIEKYHKLCERYNFSETWPVVQQYIQGKGYGFFAYYEKGMCKDFFMHKRLREYPISGGASTLAESYSDKKLMQHGKRILDYLRWEGVAMVEFKQDERTGIFYLMEINAKFWGSLDLALVCGVNFPRMMIEGTEEKRVYEKSFPQGKRFQWILNGDLFHLLERPRIFGSFFKEVFRTKSDFWIRDPFPNLYQLAYIPVHYYKKWKKK encoded by the coding sequence ATGAATAAATCAGACATATTAATACTTGATGGAGATCACAAGAATTCTCTGGCCATTGTTCGTCACTTGGGACAAACCGGAAATTATCGGCAAGATATCGTAGCTCATAACAAACAATCGATAGCCTTGTTTTCAAAGTACGTGAATCAAAAATTTCTATTACCTTCTCCTAAAAAGGAACCTGAGGCTTTCTATGTTCAACTAGTGGAATTATTGAAAAGAAATAGGTATAAAGCTTTACTCCCTGTATCGTTTAAGACTTTTCAGATTTGTTCCTTACATCGGGAAGAGATTCGACAGTACACGCATCTAACCATCACAACCTCAGAAAACATCTTGCTGGCTTCCAGTAAAATCCGCACATACAATTTAGCACAGGAATTGAAAATTCCTATCCCGGAAACAATCGTACTGAATCATCCCGAGGAAATCGAATCCGTACATATCACCTACCCCTGTGTGATAAAAGCTCCCGAGGAAATGGGGGCAAACGTGGTGGAGTATGCCCATGATCGAAAAGAAATGATTGAAAAATACCACAAACTTTGCGAACGTTATAATTTTAGCGAAACATGGCCCGTGGTTCAACAATACATCCAAGGAAAGGGCTATGGCTTTTTTGCATACTACGAAAAGGGCATGTGTAAAGATTTTTTTATGCACAAGCGTTTGCGGGAATATCCTATCTCCGGTGGAGCCAGTACGCTGGCAGAATCCTATTCGGATAAAAAGTTGATGCAACATGGAAAGAGAATACTCGATTATTTAAGATGGGAAGGTGTAGCGATGGTCGAATTCAAGCAGGATGAGCGCACGGGTATTTTCTATTTGATGGAGATTAATGCCAAATTCTGGGGCTCACTGGATTTAGCTTTGGTTTGTGGGGTAAATTTTCCCAGAATGATGATTGAAGGAACGGAGGAAAAAAGAGTCTACGAAAAATCATTCCCTCAAGGAAAGCGTTTCCAATGGATTCTGAATGGTGATCTGTTTCATCTATTGGAACGACCAAGAATTTTCGGCTCCTTTTTCAAAGAAGTATTCCGGACGAAAAGTGACTTTTGGATACGAGATCCGTTTCCTAATCTTTATCAGCTGGCATATATACCGGTACACTATTACAAAAAATGGAAGAAAAAATGA